One stretch of bacterium DNA includes these proteins:
- a CDS encoding 1-(5-phosphoribosyl)-5-((5-phosphoribosylamino)methylideneamino)imidazole-4-carboxamide isomerase (catalyzes the formation of 5-(5-phospho-1-deoxyribulos-1-ylamino)methylideneamino-l-(5-hosphoribosyl)imidazole-4-carboxamide from 1-(5-phosphoribosyl)-5-[(5-phosphoribosylamino)methylideneamino] imidazole-4-carboxamide), with protein sequence MRIIPAIDMMSGRCVRLKQGLRSSKKEYESQPLRAALRWQSAGASWLHVVNLDGAFGQADANAHALAQLLTGVNIPVQLGGGIRSLEDAARWLDLGVSRVILGTLAVADPVRVEQAVKRFGADRVAVGADAKDNRIAIQGWVEETDKQL encoded by the coding sequence GTGCGAATTATACCCGCGATCGATATGATGAGCGGTCGTTGCGTTCGTTTGAAGCAGGGGCTGCGCTCCAGTAAAAAAGAGTATGAGTCGCAGCCGCTGCGCGCCGCCTTGCGCTGGCAATCCGCTGGCGCCTCCTGGCTGCACGTGGTCAATTTGGATGGCGCTTTCGGTCAAGCGGACGCCAACGCCCACGCGCTGGCCCAATTGCTCACCGGCGTGAACATACCCGTGCAGTTGGGCGGCGGCATCCGCTCCTTGGAGGACGCAGCCCGTTGGCTCGATCTGGGGGTGTCGCGCGTCATTCTGGGAACATTGGCGGTCGCCGATCCTGTCCGCGTTGAACAGGCGGTTAAGCGTTTCGGCGCCGACCGAGTGGCCGTTGGGGCGGATGCTAAAGATAACCGCATAGCCATCCAGGGCTGGGTGGAAGAGACGGATAAACAATTG